One segment of Tenrec ecaudatus isolate mTenEca1 chromosome 1, mTenEca1.hap1, whole genome shotgun sequence DNA contains the following:
- the DENND4B gene encoding DENN domain-containing protein 4B isoform X3, whose amino-acid sequence MAEERPPRLVDYFVVAGLAGNEAPLPEETWVPEPSGPLRPPRPAEPITDVAVIARALGEEVPQGYTCIQASTGGHLLELSAGLLGGTQPVICYRRGRDKPPLVELGVLYEGKERPKPGFQVLDTTPYSHSANLAPPGPGHPRTYLTYRRAAEGAGLHALGITDLCLVLPSKGEGTPHTYCRLPRNLNPGMWGPAVYLCYKVGLAKANTLVYEAELLGRYPEEDNEAFPLPESVPVFCLPMGTTIECWPAQTKYPVPVFSTFVLTGADGDKVYGAALQFYEAFSRTRLSERQARVLGLLSAVERGRSLEGRAVRSRRAIAVLSRWPAFPAFRAFLTFLYRYSVSGPHRLPLEAHISHFIHNVPFPSPQRPRILVQMSPYDNLLLCQPVSSPLPLSGASFLQLLQSLGPELAVTLLLAVLTEHKLLVHSLRPDLLTSVCEALVSMIFPLHWQCPYIPLCPLVLADVLSAPVPFIVGIHSSYFDLHDPPADVICVDLDTNTLFQTEEKKPLPARTLPRRPYKVLLATLTNLHQQLDQTYTGPEEEASLEFLLTDYEAVCGRRARLEREVQGAFLRFMACLLKGYRDFLRPLTQAPSEGSRDVDNLFFLQGFLKSRERSSHKLYSQLLHTQMFSQFIEECSFGSARHAALEFFDSCVDKVHPEQEKPEPTPLVELEELSGSELTVFITPPEEPAVPEGSESSPLYCYDGFPELRPELFESPQEQPGVLPVPGPSRSAPSSPAPRRTKQEMKVAQRMAQKSAGQPELWAQCLLGHCYGLWFLCLPAYVRAAPSRVRALHTAYHVLRQMESRKVVLPDEVCYRVLMQLCSHYGQPVLSVRVMLEMRRAGIVPNTITYGYYNKAVLESKWPSGTPGGRLRWAKLRNVVLGAAQFRQPLRDRQRQQQATAHQEAGCPQPDPHLERPSPTRPLQRQTTWAGRSLRDPASPTGRLVKSSSLSSAHGAQPTVEAGVAHMIQALGVLEPRGSPVPWNDGSLSDLSLTGEEQAPGGSPGAVGPAPTSQPPEVLEGLSEHVTKAGGRQDEAGTPRRGLGARLQQLLTPSRRSPASHVPLPELPPDLPPPARRSPMDSLLRPRERPGSTASESSASLGSEWDLSESSLSSLSLRHSSERLSDTPGSFQPPSLEILLSSCSLCRACNSLVYDEEIMAGWAPDDSNLNTTCPFCTCPFVPLLSVQTLDSRPSVASPKPVPAGASGSKDAPAPGGPGPVLSDRRFCLALDEPQLCNGHMGGASRRVESGSWAYLSPLVLRKELESLVENEGSEVLALAELPAAHPIIFWNLLWYFQRLRLPSILTGLLLASCDAPPPPQAASPWITPDPASVQVRLLWDILTPDPSSCPPLYVLWRVHSQIPQRVVWPGPVPASLSLALMESVLRYVGLNEVHKAVGLLLDTLGAPLTGLHLQRGIYREILFLTMAALGKDHVDIVAFDKKYKSAFNKLASSMGKEELRQRRAQMPTLKAIDCRKCFGAPLEC is encoded by the exons ATGGCAGAGGAGCGGCCCCCCCGGCTGGTGGATTACTTCGTGGTAGCTGGGCTTGCAGGGAACGAAGCACCCCTCCCCGAAGAAACGTGGGTTCCTGAACCCAGTGGACCTCTGCGTCCTCCCCGGCCAGCTGAGCCCATTACCGATGTGGCGGTCATCGCTAGGGCGCTGGGCGAGGAGGTGCCCCAGGGCTACACGTGCATTCAGGCTTCCACTGGAGGCCACCTCTTAGAACTCAGCGCTGGGCTCCTGGGTGGAACGCAACCCGTCATCTGCTACCGCAGGGGCCGTGACAAGCCCCCCCTCGTTGAACTGGG GGTGTTGTATGAGGGGAAGGAACGTCCCAAGCCCGGCTTTCAAGTACTAGACACGACACCCTACAGCCATTCAGCTAACCTGGCCCCTCCAGGCCCAGGGCACCCCCGCACCTACCTCACTTACCGGCGGGCCGCGGAAGGGGCAGGGTTGCATGCCCTGGGCATCACTGacctctgcctggtcctgcccagcAAGGGTGAGGGCACTCCTCATACCTACTGCCGGCTGCCCCGTAACCTCAACCCTGGCATG TGGGGCCCAGCAGTGTATCTGTGTTACAAGGTGGGCCTGGCCAAGGCCAACACACTGGTGTATGAAGCAG AGCTGCTGGGCCGCTACCCTGAGGAGGACAATGAAGCATTCCCGCTGCCCGAGTCAGTGCCCGTCTTCTGCCTGCCCATGGGGACCACGATCGAGTGCTGGCCTGCCCAGACCAAGTACCCCGTGCCCGTCTTCTCCACCTTTGTGCTCACAGGGGCAGACGGTGATAAG GTGTACGGGGCTGCTCTGCAGTTCTATGAGGCCTTCTCTCGGACTCGGCTGTCGGAGCGGCAGGCGCGAGTGTTGGGCCTGCTGAGCGCCGTGGAGAGGGGCCGGTCGCTGGAGGGCAGGGCCGTGCGCAGCCGGCGTGCCATTGCGGTGTTGTCCCGCTGGCCCGCCTTCCCGGCCTTCCGCGCCTTCCTCACCTTCCTTTACCGCTACTCTGTCTCCGGACCCCACCGGCTGCCCTTGGAAGC gcACATCTCCCACTTCATTCACAacgttcccttcccttccccacagAGACCCCGCATCCTAGTACAG ATGTCTCCCTATGACAACCTGCTCCTCTGCCAGCCTgtgtcctcccccctgcccctcaG TGGTGCCAGCTTCCTGCAGCTGCTGCAGAGCCTGGGCCCTGAGCTGGCGGTCACGCTCCTGCTCGCTGTGCTCACGGAGCACAAACTGCTCGTCCACTCACTGCGGCCAGACCTGCTCACCAGCGTCTGTGAGGCCCTGGTCTCT ATGATCTTCCCGCTGCACTGGCAGTGCCCCTACATTCCGCTGTGCCCGCTGGTGCTGGCAGACGTGCTGAGCGCCCCGGTGCCTTTCATCGTGGGGATCCACTCCAGCTACTTCGATCTGCATGACCCGCCTGCTGATGTCATCTGTGTCGATCTCGACACCAACACGCTCTTCCA GACGGAGGAGAAGAAGCCCCTCCCTGCTCGCACCCTGCCCCGCAGGCCCTACAAGGTCttgctggctaccctgacaaACCTGCATCAGCAGCTGGACCAGA CATATACTGGGCCCGAGGAGGAGGCATCCCTGGAATTCCTGCTGACAGACTACGAGGCTGTGTGCGGCCGCCGGGCCCGGTTGGAGCGCGAAGTCCAGGGCGCCTTCCTCCGCTTCATGGCCTGTCTGCTCAAAGGCTACCGGGATTTCCTGCGCCCACTCACCCAGGCCCCCTCTGAGGGGTCTCGAGATGTGGACAACCTCTTCTTCCTGCAGG GCTTCTTGAAATCCCGGGAGCGCTCCAGCCACAAGCTGTACTCTCAGCTGCTCCACACACAGATGTTCTCACAGTTCATTGAGGAATGTTCTTTTGGCTCTGCTCGGCATGCTGCCCTTGAATTCTTCGACTCTTGCGTTGACAAG GTCCACCCCGAGCAGGAGAAGCCTGAGCCGACACCCttggtggagctggaggagctgtcAGGCAGTGAGCTCACTGTCTTTATCACCCCGCCTGAGGAGCCTGCAGTGCCTGAGGGCAGTGAGTCCTCACCACTGTACTG CTATGATGGATTCCCAGAGCTACGGCCTGAGCTGTTCGAGTCTCCTCAAGAGCAGCCTGGGGTCCTGCCTGTGCCGGGCCCATCCCGCAGCGCCCCCAGCAGCCCTGCTCCGCGCCGCACCAAACAG GAGATGAAGGTTGCACAGCGGATGGCACAGAAGTCGGCAGGCCAGCCTGAGCTGTGGGCCCAGTGCCTGCTGGGGCACTGCTATGGGCTGTGGTTCCTGTGTCTGCCAGCCTACGTGCGGGCAGCACCCTCCCGGGTGCGCGCACTGCACACAGCCTACCACGTCCTGCGCCAGATGGAGAGCCGTAAGGTGGTGCTGCCCGACGAG GTGTGTTACCGAGTGCTAATGCAGCTTTGCTCCCACTACGGGCAGCCCGTGCTGTCCGTGCGGGTGATGCTGGAGATGCGGCGGGCGGGCATCGTGCCCAATACCATCACCTACGGCTACTATAACAAG GCAGTGCTggaaagcaagtggccatctggcacgCCGGGTGGGCGCCTGCGTTGGGCCAAGCTCCGGAATGTCGTCCTGGGGGCCGCTCAGTTCCGCCAGCCCTTGAGAGAccggcagcggcagcagcaggcaACAGCACATCAAGAGGCAGGCTGCCCCCAGCCAG ATCCCCACCTGGAacgtccctcccccacccgccctctTCAGCGCCAGACTACCTGGGCTGGGCGCAGCCTTCGGGACCCAGCCTCCCCGACAGGGCGCCTAGTGAAGAGCAGCAGCCTGAGCAGTGCCCATGGGGCACAGCCCACTGTGGAGGCTGGCGTGGCCCACA TGATCCAGGCTTTGGGGGTCCTGGAGCCCCGGGGGTCACCTGTGCCCTGGAATGATGGCAGCCTCTCTGATCTGAGCCTGACAGGGGAGGAGCAGGCACCTGGAGGCAGCCCAGGAGCCGTGGGTCCCGCCCCGACTTCCCAGCCCCCTGAGGTCCTGGAAGGGCTCAGTGAGCATGTGACCAAGGCTGGAGGACGTCAGGATGAAGCTGGCACCCCTCGGCGAGGACTGGGTGCCCGCCTCCAGCAGCTGCTCACTCCTTCCCGCCGCTCCCCAGCCTCCCATGTTCCCCTACCTGAGCTGCCCCCCGACCTGCCTCCCCCTGCCCGCCGCAGCCCTATGGACAGCCTTCTGCGGCCCAGGGAGCGTCCTGGGTCTACGGCCTCAGAG AGCTCAGCCTCTCTGGGCAGTGAGTGGGACCTCTCAGAATCTTCCCTTAGCAGCCTGAGCCTTCGCCATTCCTCAGAGCGCCTCAGCGATACCCCCGGGTCCTTCCAGCCACCGTCACTGGAA ATCCTCCTGTCTAGCTGCTCCCTGTGCCGTGCCTGCAACTCGCTGGTGTACGATGAGGAGATCATGGCTGGCTGGGCACCTGATGATTCCAATCTCAACACAACCTGCCCTTTCTGCACCTGCCCCTTTGTGCCCCTTCTCAGTGTCCAGACCCTGGATTCCCGACCCAG TGTTGCCAGCCCCAAGCCTGTCCCTGCTGGTGCCAGTGGCAGCAAAGATGCCCCTGCTCCTGGGGGCCCTGGCCCTGTGCTCAGTGACCGCAGGTTCTGCCTGGCTCTGGACGAGCCCCAGCTCTGCAATGGGCACATGGGG GGTGCTTCTCGGCGGGTGGAGAGTGGGTCATGGGCGTACCTGAGCCCTCTGGTGCTGCGTAAGGAGCTGGAGTCGCTGGTGGAGAACGAGGGCAGTGAGGTGCTGGCATTAGCTGAGCTGCCAGCTGCCCACCCCATCATCTTCTGGAACCTCTTGTGGTATTTCCAACGGCTGCGCCTGCCCAGTATTCTAACAGGCCTGTTGCTGGCCTCCTGTGATGCGCCGCCACCCCCCCAG GCTGCATCTCCTTGGATAACCCCTGATCCGGCCTCTGTGCAGGTGCGGCTACTGTGGGacatcctgacccctgaccccagtAGCTGCCCACCTCTCTACGTGCTCTGGAGGGTACACA GCCAGATCCCTCAGCGGGTTGTGTGGCCAGGCCCGGTCCCTGCATCCCTTAGCCTGGCATTGATGGAGTCGGTACTGCGCTACGTTGGACTCAATGAGGTGCACAAGGCTGTGGGGCTCCTGCTGGACACACTAGGGGCCCCGCTGACAGGCCTGCACCTGCAGAG GGGCATCTATCGCGAGATCCTGTTCCTGACAATGGCTGCTCTGGGCAAGGACCACGTGGACATAG TGGCCTTCGACAAGAAGTACAAGTCTGCCTTTAACAAGCTGGCCAGCAGCATGGGCAAGGAGGAACTGAGGCAACGGCGGGCACAGATGCCCACCCTAAAGGCCATTGACTGCCGAAAATGTTTTGGAGCACCTCTGGAATGCTAG
- the DENND4B gene encoding DENN domain-containing protein 4B isoform X1, which produces MEADAVSEGGAMAEERPPRLVDYFVVAGLAGNEAPLPEETWVPEPSGPLRPPRPAEPITDVAVIARALGEEVPQGYTCIQASTGGHLLELSAGLLGGTQPVICYRRGRDKPPLVELGVLYEGKERPKPGFQVLDTTPYSHSANLAPPGPGHPRTYLTYRRAAEGAGLHALGITDLCLVLPSKGEGTPHTYCRLPRNLNPGMWGPAVYLCYKVGLAKANTLVYEAGEWPLCPWPDGWAQYPLRHLALFGYPLVSSSDTPFSFGVPSPWGAELLGRYPEEDNEAFPLPESVPVFCLPMGTTIECWPAQTKYPVPVFSTFVLTGADGDKVYGAALQFYEAFSRTRLSERQARVLGLLSAVERGRSLEGRAVRSRRAIAVLSRWPAFPAFRAFLTFLYRYSVSGPHRLPLEAHISHFIHNVPFPSPQRPRILVQMSPYDNLLLCQPVSSPLPLSGASFLQLLQSLGPELAVTLLLAVLTEHKLLVHSLRPDLLTSVCEALVSMIFPLHWQCPYIPLCPLVLADVLSAPVPFIVGIHSSYFDLHDPPADVICVDLDTNTLFQTEEKKPLPARTLPRRPYKVLLATLTNLHQQLDQTYTGPEEEASLEFLLTDYEAVCGRRARLEREVQGAFLRFMACLLKGYRDFLRPLTQAPSEGSRDVDNLFFLQGFLKSRERSSHKLYSQLLHTQMFSQFIEECSFGSARHAALEFFDSCVDKVHPEQEKPEPTPLVELEELSGSELTVFITPPEEPAVPEGSESSPLYCYDGFPELRPELFESPQEQPGVLPVPGPSRSAPSSPAPRRTKQEMKVAQRMAQKSAGQPELWAQCLLGHCYGLWFLCLPAYVRAAPSRVRALHTAYHVLRQMESRKVVLPDEVCYRVLMQLCSHYGQPVLSVRVMLEMRRAGIVPNTITYGYYNKAVLESKWPSGTPGGRLRWAKLRNVVLGAAQFRQPLRDRQRQQQATAHQEAGCPQPDPHLERPSPTRPLQRQTTWAGRSLRDPASPTGRLVKSSSLSSAHGAQPTVEAGVAHMIQALGVLEPRGSPVPWNDGSLSDLSLTGEEQAPGGSPGAVGPAPTSQPPEVLEGLSEHVTKAGGRQDEAGTPRRGLGARLQQLLTPSRRSPASHVPLPELPPDLPPPARRSPMDSLLRPRERPGSTASESSASLGSEWDLSESSLSSLSLRHSSERLSDTPGSFQPPSLEILLSSCSLCRACNSLVYDEEIMAGWAPDDSNLNTTCPFCTCPFVPLLSVQTLDSRPSVASPKPVPAGASGSKDAPAPGGPGPVLSDRRFCLALDEPQLCNGHMGGASRRVESGSWAYLSPLVLRKELESLVENEGSEVLALAELPAAHPIIFWNLLWYFQRLRLPSILTGLLLASCDAPPPPQAASPWITPDPASVQVRLLWDILTPDPSSCPPLYVLWRVHSQIPQRVVWPGPVPASLSLALMESVLRYVGLNEVHKAVGLLLDTLGAPLTGLHLQRGIYREILFLTMAALGKDHVDIVAFDKKYKSAFNKLASSMGKEELRQRRAQMPTLKAIDCRKCFGAPLEC; this is translated from the exons aTGGAGGCAG ATGCAGTGAGTGAGGGGGGGGCCATGGCAGAGGAGCGGCCCCCCCGGCTGGTGGATTACTTCGTGGTAGCTGGGCTTGCAGGGAACGAAGCACCCCTCCCCGAAGAAACGTGGGTTCCTGAACCCAGTGGACCTCTGCGTCCTCCCCGGCCAGCTGAGCCCATTACCGATGTGGCGGTCATCGCTAGGGCGCTGGGCGAGGAGGTGCCCCAGGGCTACACGTGCATTCAGGCTTCCACTGGAGGCCACCTCTTAGAACTCAGCGCTGGGCTCCTGGGTGGAACGCAACCCGTCATCTGCTACCGCAGGGGCCGTGACAAGCCCCCCCTCGTTGAACTGGG GGTGTTGTATGAGGGGAAGGAACGTCCCAAGCCCGGCTTTCAAGTACTAGACACGACACCCTACAGCCATTCAGCTAACCTGGCCCCTCCAGGCCCAGGGCACCCCCGCACCTACCTCACTTACCGGCGGGCCGCGGAAGGGGCAGGGTTGCATGCCCTGGGCATCACTGacctctgcctggtcctgcccagcAAGGGTGAGGGCACTCCTCATACCTACTGCCGGCTGCCCCGTAACCTCAACCCTGGCATG TGGGGCCCAGCAGTGTATCTGTGTTACAAGGTGGGCCTGGCCAAGGCCAACACACTGGTGTATGAAGCAGGTGAGTGGCCCCTTTGTCCCTGGCCTGATGGCTGGGCCCAGTACCCACTTCGCCACTTGGCCCTTTTCGGGTACCCCCTGGTTTCGTCCTCTGACACACCCTTCTCCTTTGGGGTACCCTCTCCTTGGGGTGCAGAGCTGCTGGGCCGCTACCCTGAGGAGGACAATGAAGCATTCCCGCTGCCCGAGTCAGTGCCCGTCTTCTGCCTGCCCATGGGGACCACGATCGAGTGCTGGCCTGCCCAGACCAAGTACCCCGTGCCCGTCTTCTCCACCTTTGTGCTCACAGGGGCAGACGGTGATAAG GTGTACGGGGCTGCTCTGCAGTTCTATGAGGCCTTCTCTCGGACTCGGCTGTCGGAGCGGCAGGCGCGAGTGTTGGGCCTGCTGAGCGCCGTGGAGAGGGGCCGGTCGCTGGAGGGCAGGGCCGTGCGCAGCCGGCGTGCCATTGCGGTGTTGTCCCGCTGGCCCGCCTTCCCGGCCTTCCGCGCCTTCCTCACCTTCCTTTACCGCTACTCTGTCTCCGGACCCCACCGGCTGCCCTTGGAAGC gcACATCTCCCACTTCATTCACAacgttcccttcccttccccacagAGACCCCGCATCCTAGTACAG ATGTCTCCCTATGACAACCTGCTCCTCTGCCAGCCTgtgtcctcccccctgcccctcaG TGGTGCCAGCTTCCTGCAGCTGCTGCAGAGCCTGGGCCCTGAGCTGGCGGTCACGCTCCTGCTCGCTGTGCTCACGGAGCACAAACTGCTCGTCCACTCACTGCGGCCAGACCTGCTCACCAGCGTCTGTGAGGCCCTGGTCTCT ATGATCTTCCCGCTGCACTGGCAGTGCCCCTACATTCCGCTGTGCCCGCTGGTGCTGGCAGACGTGCTGAGCGCCCCGGTGCCTTTCATCGTGGGGATCCACTCCAGCTACTTCGATCTGCATGACCCGCCTGCTGATGTCATCTGTGTCGATCTCGACACCAACACGCTCTTCCA GACGGAGGAGAAGAAGCCCCTCCCTGCTCGCACCCTGCCCCGCAGGCCCTACAAGGTCttgctggctaccctgacaaACCTGCATCAGCAGCTGGACCAGA CATATACTGGGCCCGAGGAGGAGGCATCCCTGGAATTCCTGCTGACAGACTACGAGGCTGTGTGCGGCCGCCGGGCCCGGTTGGAGCGCGAAGTCCAGGGCGCCTTCCTCCGCTTCATGGCCTGTCTGCTCAAAGGCTACCGGGATTTCCTGCGCCCACTCACCCAGGCCCCCTCTGAGGGGTCTCGAGATGTGGACAACCTCTTCTTCCTGCAGG GCTTCTTGAAATCCCGGGAGCGCTCCAGCCACAAGCTGTACTCTCAGCTGCTCCACACACAGATGTTCTCACAGTTCATTGAGGAATGTTCTTTTGGCTCTGCTCGGCATGCTGCCCTTGAATTCTTCGACTCTTGCGTTGACAAG GTCCACCCCGAGCAGGAGAAGCCTGAGCCGACACCCttggtggagctggaggagctgtcAGGCAGTGAGCTCACTGTCTTTATCACCCCGCCTGAGGAGCCTGCAGTGCCTGAGGGCAGTGAGTCCTCACCACTGTACTG CTATGATGGATTCCCAGAGCTACGGCCTGAGCTGTTCGAGTCTCCTCAAGAGCAGCCTGGGGTCCTGCCTGTGCCGGGCCCATCCCGCAGCGCCCCCAGCAGCCCTGCTCCGCGCCGCACCAAACAG GAGATGAAGGTTGCACAGCGGATGGCACAGAAGTCGGCAGGCCAGCCTGAGCTGTGGGCCCAGTGCCTGCTGGGGCACTGCTATGGGCTGTGGTTCCTGTGTCTGCCAGCCTACGTGCGGGCAGCACCCTCCCGGGTGCGCGCACTGCACACAGCCTACCACGTCCTGCGCCAGATGGAGAGCCGTAAGGTGGTGCTGCCCGACGAG GTGTGTTACCGAGTGCTAATGCAGCTTTGCTCCCACTACGGGCAGCCCGTGCTGTCCGTGCGGGTGATGCTGGAGATGCGGCGGGCGGGCATCGTGCCCAATACCATCACCTACGGCTACTATAACAAG GCAGTGCTggaaagcaagtggccatctggcacgCCGGGTGGGCGCCTGCGTTGGGCCAAGCTCCGGAATGTCGTCCTGGGGGCCGCTCAGTTCCGCCAGCCCTTGAGAGAccggcagcggcagcagcaggcaACAGCACATCAAGAGGCAGGCTGCCCCCAGCCAG ATCCCCACCTGGAacgtccctcccccacccgccctctTCAGCGCCAGACTACCTGGGCTGGGCGCAGCCTTCGGGACCCAGCCTCCCCGACAGGGCGCCTAGTGAAGAGCAGCAGCCTGAGCAGTGCCCATGGGGCACAGCCCACTGTGGAGGCTGGCGTGGCCCACA TGATCCAGGCTTTGGGGGTCCTGGAGCCCCGGGGGTCACCTGTGCCCTGGAATGATGGCAGCCTCTCTGATCTGAGCCTGACAGGGGAGGAGCAGGCACCTGGAGGCAGCCCAGGAGCCGTGGGTCCCGCCCCGACTTCCCAGCCCCCTGAGGTCCTGGAAGGGCTCAGTGAGCATGTGACCAAGGCTGGAGGACGTCAGGATGAAGCTGGCACCCCTCGGCGAGGACTGGGTGCCCGCCTCCAGCAGCTGCTCACTCCTTCCCGCCGCTCCCCAGCCTCCCATGTTCCCCTACCTGAGCTGCCCCCCGACCTGCCTCCCCCTGCCCGCCGCAGCCCTATGGACAGCCTTCTGCGGCCCAGGGAGCGTCCTGGGTCTACGGCCTCAGAG AGCTCAGCCTCTCTGGGCAGTGAGTGGGACCTCTCAGAATCTTCCCTTAGCAGCCTGAGCCTTCGCCATTCCTCAGAGCGCCTCAGCGATACCCCCGGGTCCTTCCAGCCACCGTCACTGGAA ATCCTCCTGTCTAGCTGCTCCCTGTGCCGTGCCTGCAACTCGCTGGTGTACGATGAGGAGATCATGGCTGGCTGGGCACCTGATGATTCCAATCTCAACACAACCTGCCCTTTCTGCACCTGCCCCTTTGTGCCCCTTCTCAGTGTCCAGACCCTGGATTCCCGACCCAG TGTTGCCAGCCCCAAGCCTGTCCCTGCTGGTGCCAGTGGCAGCAAAGATGCCCCTGCTCCTGGGGGCCCTGGCCCTGTGCTCAGTGACCGCAGGTTCTGCCTGGCTCTGGACGAGCCCCAGCTCTGCAATGGGCACATGGGG GGTGCTTCTCGGCGGGTGGAGAGTGGGTCATGGGCGTACCTGAGCCCTCTGGTGCTGCGTAAGGAGCTGGAGTCGCTGGTGGAGAACGAGGGCAGTGAGGTGCTGGCATTAGCTGAGCTGCCAGCTGCCCACCCCATCATCTTCTGGAACCTCTTGTGGTATTTCCAACGGCTGCGCCTGCCCAGTATTCTAACAGGCCTGTTGCTGGCCTCCTGTGATGCGCCGCCACCCCCCCAG GCTGCATCTCCTTGGATAACCCCTGATCCGGCCTCTGTGCAGGTGCGGCTACTGTGGGacatcctgacccctgaccccagtAGCTGCCCACCTCTCTACGTGCTCTGGAGGGTACACA GCCAGATCCCTCAGCGGGTTGTGTGGCCAGGCCCGGTCCCTGCATCCCTTAGCCTGGCATTGATGGAGTCGGTACTGCGCTACGTTGGACTCAATGAGGTGCACAAGGCTGTGGGGCTCCTGCTGGACACACTAGGGGCCCCGCTGACAGGCCTGCACCTGCAGAG GGGCATCTATCGCGAGATCCTGTTCCTGACAATGGCTGCTCTGGGCAAGGACCACGTGGACATAG TGGCCTTCGACAAGAAGTACAAGTCTGCCTTTAACAAGCTGGCCAGCAGCATGGGCAAGGAGGAACTGAGGCAACGGCGGGCACAGATGCCCACCCTAAAGGCCATTGACTGCCGAAAATGTTTTGGAGCACCTCTGGAATGCTAG